CTCTGGATCGGCATATTTGTGATTGTTAATAATTTGCTGAAATGAATGCCATAGTTTTTCAATAACTTGTCGCGATATATATGTTCTAATTCGCCTTGTTCTGGAGGCAGTTGTGCCCCTGAAGGATTGAATACTAAATCTAATTCAAGTTCACTATCTGGCATTCCATAGCCTAGTCTGTTTAAGCTTTGTAATCCAGAAATACTGCGCTTAAAAACACCCAGGCCTCGTTGATTATCTACTCGTTCTTCTTCGAAACAAGGTAGAGAGGCAACCACTTTCACTCCTTCATTGGCCAAAAATGCAGCTAGGTCTTCTTGGCCAGGTTCTTGCAGAATCGTCAGATTGCAGCGATCAATGACTTGAACGCCAAGGCCCCTTGCATTGCGTACGAGTGATCGGAACTGGGGATGCAGTTCTGGAGCGCCTCCAGTTAAGTCAAGACAGTTGAGATTCAGGGTTTGGAGAACTTTCGGAATCCGCTTGATCTGCTCCTCCTCCATCATTTCTGTGCGCCACGGTCCTGCGTTTACATGACAATGGCTGCAGCTTTGATTGCAGCGGTAGCCGAGATTGACTTGAAGCGTTTCAAGCTCGCCACGCTTTAGCGCAGGGAAAGCATTCACGCTGATTTGTTGGCGTTGCTGCTCATTCGCTGAAGAGATTGAAGTCAAGGTGATGGGCTTGGGGGATTGCTTGTTTTTGCTTTTGAGATCCATCTCCATTTTTGAGTAGTGGGGTGCTGGGTGTGGAGTAACCCCCATTTCTCGTTGGAGAACTATCCAGGTTGAGGCAAGGTTTTAAACCAGTCGACATATTCCTCTGGACCTCCCTTGACGAGGCAATCAAAACGGAGTGGGTCCTCTGGATCGCTGATCCCTAAGAGCTTGCTGTCACTCAAATTCGGACGATCGACTTCACCGTGACTGCTATCCACAAGAACAACCCGGGATGGGCGCTCATAGCTTGCACCTAGTTGTTGAAGAAGGGTCAGAAATCCTCTGTCACTGCCGCCTCGCAGCCAACCATCGCCCAATGGACATGGCGTGGATGTCACGGTGTCACCAACTCCAACCAGCATGGGAATGGCGTCTCGTTCAATGTGCTGATGACATAGATCCAGCAGGGCTTGATGGTCATGGGGCGCGGTGCGCACATTGAAGGTTTCACCGAGCGGCGCCGTCCCGGTTTTTTGCGCTATGTGCCGATTGATGAGCACCAGCAAGCCCACTTCTTTGATGGCTCCCTTCAGCATGAATTGAATGTCAGTGGTGCCAACGTCTCCAGGTTCAGCTGGTTTGATTCTTTCCTGGCCAGAAGCATCCTGTCCCAGGTTTGGAGCGACGTGTAGAAAAAATGACTTAGGTAGTCCAGCTGCTGTTGCAGCTGACATAAGGGAATCCATCAAATCCGACAACATTAACTGCAGCTGTTTTTGCCGCTTTACGTCTCCTTTGATTCTGCTGAATAGACTATTCAAGTTGATAGTTGGAGAGACCTGGGTGTCAAGAATTGCCAGCTTGAGTTCGTCTTCGAGTGCTTGGCCTTGCAACTCAGGCATGACTTGACTCAGTTTTATAAGCAACAGATCATGCATCCGTTGAGGGACGGATTCCAGGAAGCTCATTTCCTGATCGCTCACGCCAGGGTGTGAGACCACTCCAAAACGATCTTGAAATTGAACGCCTCCGGCGGCCAGTCCTGGTAGGTAAAGCCCTTCTCGTTGTGCCTTCTGGTCGTCGCCTAAGGCTTTCTCAACGAGTCGATTAACACCACGGCGACCCTCGTGTTCGCCGTTGGTCAACACGCTGAACTGGTTTTGCATGGCTGCCGCAGCCTGT
The Synechococcus sp. CC9311 DNA segment above includes these coding regions:
- the arsS gene encoding arsenosugar biosynthesis radical SAM (seleno)protein ArsS (Some members of this family are selenoproteins.) encodes the protein MDLKSKNKQSPKPITLTSISSANEQQRQQISVNAFPALKRGELETLQVNLGYRCNQSCSHCHVNAGPWRTEMMEEEQIKRIPKVLQTLNLNCLDLTGGAPELHPQFRSLVRNARGLGVQVIDRCNLTILQEPGQEDLAAFLANEGVKVVASLPCFEEERVDNQRGLGVFKRSISGLQSLNRLGYGMPDSELELDLVFNPSGAQLPPEQGELEHIYRDKLLKNYGIHFSKLLTITNMPIQRFAQTLKARGELEAYYSLLHQAHRDKNLNSVMCRSLISVSWTGVLFDCDFNQQLGIPVSSGPKTLDELLNQTETVNNQPIAVGAHCFGCTAGGGSSCGGALN
- the stpA gene encoding glucosylglycerol 3-phosphatase is translated as MAALSLDALRDEMRAETDLLIVQDLDGVCMPLVKDPLTRSLRADYVQAAAAMQNQFSVLTNGEHEGRRGVNRLVEKALGDDQKAQREGLYLPGLAAGGVQFQDRFGVVSHPGVSDQEMSFLESVPQRMHDLLLIKLSQVMPELQGQALEDELKLAILDTQVSPTINLNSLFSRIKGDVKRQKQLQLMLSDLMDSLMSAATAAGLPKSFFLHVAPNLGQDASGQERIKPAEPGDVGTTDIQFMLKGAIKEVGLLVLINRHIAQKTGTAPLGETFNVRTAPHDHQALLDLCHQHIERDAIPMLVGVGDTVTSTPCPLGDGWLRGGSDRGFLTLLQQLGASYERPSRVVLVDSSHGEVDRPNLSDSKLLGISDPEDPLRFDCLVKGGPEEYVDWFKTLPQPG